A portion of the Polyangia bacterium genome contains these proteins:
- a CDS encoding tetratricopeptide repeat protein, translating into MTSFDRAGARTIAVALGLLALLAAGRPAHAQIGPESDARTQAQAHLSRGNDLFTVDKFRDALTEFQAAFAAFPSPKLHFNIGQCQRALGNQPEALAEFQRFVDEAQDVSPELRREAENYIVELKTATNRAPPPPTTVVAAPIAPVLIPPPPSAITPAAPLIDAAPPAAANIDNERPLYKRWWFWATVGVIAAGAAVGVVFLTRPRDPACTENCF; encoded by the coding sequence TTGACAAGCTTTGATCGCGCCGGCGCTCGGACCATCGCCGTTGCTCTCGGACTGCTGGCCCTGCTGGCAGCGGGGCGTCCGGCCCACGCGCAGATCGGCCCTGAAAGTGACGCCCGCACGCAAGCCCAGGCACACCTGAGCCGCGGCAACGATCTGTTCACCGTCGACAAATTTCGCGACGCCCTGACCGAGTTCCAGGCGGCGTTCGCCGCCTTCCCCAGCCCCAAGCTGCACTTCAACATCGGGCAATGTCAGCGCGCCCTCGGCAACCAGCCCGAAGCGCTGGCGGAATTTCAGCGCTTCGTCGACGAGGCGCAGGACGTCTCGCCCGAGCTGCGGCGCGAAGCGGAAAATTACATCGTCGAATTGAAGACCGCCACGAATCGCGCCCCCCCTCCGCCCACGACGGTCGTGGCCGCGCCGATAGCGCCGGTGTTGATCCCACCGCCGCCGTCAGCGATCACGCCCGCAGCGCCGCTGATCGACGCTGCCCCGCCCGCCGCCGCCAACATCGACAACGAACGGCCGCTGTACAAACGATGGTGGTTCTGGGCCACCGTGGGCGTGATCGCGGCGGGAGCCGCGGTGGGTGTCGTGTTTTTGACGCGTCCACGTGATCCGGCTTGCACCGAGAACTGCTTCTAA
- a CDS encoding protein kinase — MDEACLGDDTLLDFVAGRLPDDRRGVVERHLAGCTICTRLVSAAEGSARETVPAPNQTRGLPRTGELDVRERQPSLNPGTLLAETYKIVRLIGTGGMGEVYEASHTRLTGRYAVKVLHHHWAGDPRAIVRFGREAQITSGLRHPNIVAIIDFDYTPAGAPYLVMEFIDGVELAAVIAAEAPLQPARVVRIVDQIASALTAVHARNIVHRDLKPQNIFLVPGERPGDERVKLVDFGISKVRAASVALTGERAVLGTPQYMAPEQAQAAGEVDGRADQFALAAIVYEMLTGRMAFPGDRVEIVVYRISHEEPRPLGPAWGPGLASVIMRALAKNPAQRYPSTDDFAAALRAAVEGDRLVRTPSSETRITQRQPSQDSPPPLGPETRERHIGHRWTVVGGVSAGLALAAVLAVPLMRRPARHDSATSLTGAAPVPAATTATANGELPPPPKPAAAASTDMEPPHPEVTTTAAKETPPVAATAVAFPAAGERRHRLRAHAATNKARAASDQAAAVTAPASTASQAPPPDAAAPPALGKSAGTSTRGSKLGSLIDKL; from the coding sequence GTGGACGAAGCGTGCCTCGGCGACGATACGTTGCTCGACTTTGTGGCGGGTCGGTTGCCCGACGATCGCCGCGGCGTGGTCGAACGCCATCTGGCCGGCTGCACGATCTGCACGCGCCTGGTCTCGGCAGCCGAAGGTTCGGCGCGAGAGACGGTGCCGGCACCCAACCAGACCCGCGGCCTTCCCCGAACGGGCGAGCTTGACGTCCGCGAGCGCCAGCCCAGCCTGAATCCCGGCACGCTGCTGGCCGAGACGTACAAGATTGTCCGGCTGATCGGCACTGGGGGAATGGGCGAGGTCTATGAAGCCTCGCACACCCGGCTGACCGGCCGCTATGCGGTGAAGGTGCTGCACCACCACTGGGCGGGCGATCCACGGGCCATCGTGCGCTTCGGTCGCGAGGCGCAGATAACCTCGGGCCTGCGCCACCCCAACATCGTGGCCATCATCGACTTCGATTACACGCCGGCCGGCGCGCCATACCTGGTGATGGAGTTCATCGACGGCGTCGAGCTGGCCGCCGTCATCGCCGCCGAGGCGCCGTTGCAGCCGGCGCGCGTGGTGCGCATTGTCGACCAGATCGCTTCGGCGCTGACGGCGGTGCACGCGCGCAACATCGTCCACCGCGATCTGAAACCGCAGAACATCTTCCTGGTGCCGGGCGAGCGGCCGGGCGACGAACGGGTCAAGCTGGTGGACTTCGGCATCTCCAAGGTGCGGGCAGCCTCGGTGGCCTTGACCGGCGAGCGGGCCGTGCTCGGCACGCCGCAATACATGGCGCCCGAACAGGCGCAGGCCGCCGGTGAGGTCGACGGCCGCGCCGATCAATTCGCGCTGGCTGCCATCGTGTACGAGATGCTCACCGGCCGCATGGCCTTCCCGGGCGACCGCGTGGAGATCGTCGTCTATCGCATCTCGCACGAAGAGCCGCGGCCACTGGGACCGGCCTGGGGACCGGGGCTGGCGTCGGTGATCATGCGCGCGCTGGCCAAGAATCCAGCTCAGCGTTATCCATCGACGGACGACTTCGCAGCAGCGTTGCGTGCGGCGGTGGAGGGTGATCGCCTGGTGCGCACGCCGTCGTCGGAGACGCGCATCACCCAGCGCCAGCCGTCGCAGGACAGCCCGCCACCGCTGGGACCGGAAACGCGCGAGCGGCACATCGGCCATCGCTGGACCGTGGTGGGCGGAGTCAGCGCAGGCCTGGCGTTGGCGGCGGTGCTGGCGGTGCCGCTGATGCGGCGGCCTGCGCGCCACGACAGCGCCACCAGTCTGACCGGCGCGGCGCCCGTGCCCGCGGCGACAACCGCCACCGCCAACGGCGAGTTGCCGCCGCCACCCAAACCAGCGGCGGCCGCCAGCACCGATATGGAGCCACCGCATCCGGAAGTGACCACCACGGCAGCCAAGGAGACGCCGCCCGTCGCCGCGACGGCGGTGGCTTTTCCCGCGGCGGGTGAACGGCGCCACCGGTTGCGCGCGCACGCGGCGACCAACAAGGCCCGCGCTGCCAGCGACCAAGCTGCGGCCGTGACGGCACCAGCGTCCACCGCCAGCCAGGCACCACCGCCTGACGCCGCGGCGCCGCCGGCGCTGGGAAAATCTGCCGGCACGTCCACCCGCGGTTCAAAGTTGGGGAGCTTGATTGACAAGCTTTGA